The genomic stretch CTTCGCTCTAAACTACAAGTGTCAAAGTCCATCCTGTTTCAACATATCCATAAATGTATTCAATACATCCAGATGACCCTTCAGTCAGGTacgccaacaacaacaacaacaacaacaacagcaatccCAGCTGTACCTCTTATAATGAGACTAAAGATAGAGatagtctctcttctctctccctcttgtcaCCATGGTTGCAGtgaaagccaatttatgcttgatccaaaAATGTGCTCGGAGGCTCtttatggagggtgtgacgcaattgcggagcctccggaggcatgcagaggccaaactGAGCTCTGTACCGCAACGCCGTGCGCCTCACAAATTCTGTACCAATGTGGAGGGttccgtatagctccgcattgacatgattggttgacggtaggcgGGGGGCGGGAGATCCTGTATAAacccaaactcacttccttgacaacttccttcacaacagctctgcgctgctccgtGAAGAGCAAGAAGTGTGGATTGACTATGCAGTGCCTTTAAGGCATTAGTTAAAAGTCTTGAGTAGATTCAGTGATTACCGTCCCACATGGTTAAATACCTGGGAAGCTCCTGCGTCATATCTCCTGACGCAACAACACTGAACTGAACGCACACGTAGATCAGGGGTGCGTTACCTTGACAACTCTACAACAACACAGACGTAGATCAGGGGTGCGTTACCTTGACAACTCTACAACAACACACATGCTGCGTGTGTATCAGAGGGGGGGCGACAACAACCTTCACGGCCCAACCTGGGACAGAAAGCAGACACTTAAACAGGTTCGGTCCTAGTGAtgagcgattaaccgaaatgTTGTTAATTTTTTTCAGTTATTAAACAACTATTTGAACGAAgtcggttcaattacttgaattccattttcGTTTGTTTTTGTGAGCCAAATGCACCGTTTATCAAGAGAGAAATCAAATAAATCAAGAGAGAAGTCAAGTCAAGAACTGTGTGGgacgctgggctgaagggagttgtagtttttatagacgggttggttgttaaGCAACAAAACCGAGGCTTGCGCAACCATgaggcaaaacagacagggttggcttagattgttgacaacatgtaagctatatttcgtctccaatgtttattgaaaacataaataaatgtgttggttagctagctagcgaattttagccatgaaatcagtcaaaacacctcaaaacaagacatgctTTCAATAACAAGATGAAACGAGCTGAAACAaccacttacgattccccacatggcagtttcttgtcattcttgctagcaatctggccatccagaaccaCAACAACAGGCTGACTTCTGCCAAATGGAAGCGCGTACATTGTTTTCGTGATCTCAGCTAACCCATATATAAAGCAAATGTTCAACTTAGTTCAGCGCAGAAACGTGGtgattaactacaatgaccataatccattgcccCTGTTCTTTCCTGCTCGAACAGAGACGGATACACTTTTACGCCTTggtgaaagtatgccttatctactttgaagaactagcaAAATGATTTcatcagacagctctgcagcatgctTAGGCAGGCTAgttaaataggatgactaaagacagtgcAGTATGGGGAACACAGATATAAcattagatggtctggctggctggctggctgctactgcctgagcagagatgagacgatgactttaaggaatgaaaaataataaagtcatcaaataaaaactaaataatgtacacaactgaaatattgtattatttcatagtaaatTTCAAAATgttctattgatgtctacccaatgtggacctgacagagacaatggaatattttcaatgttttggcaaaTTTAATGTACACTAGTTTGGGCTTTGGAATTTCTATTAAAAAGCTCTAGAATCATTTCAATGTCATTATTTCATATTAATTTCTTTTAAAAAGCTCTAGAATCATTTGAATGTCATTATTTCATATTAATTTCTTTTAAAAAGCTCTAGAATCATTTGAATGTCATTATTTCATATTAATATCTATTAAAAAGCTCTAGAATCATTTGaatgtcattatttcataatgcatttaaaatatgttttaattaTCAAAACTGAAACGGAAATaaacatgatttttttatttttataatctaAACGAAACTgaaccaacctcaaaaagcactaatcgctcagcactactcgGTACCAAACATTATAGGGCAGTTGTGCATCATACAACCATACCCTACCCATCACGATACATCATACAACCGTCCTTGCCTGAGATTCCCTGAGATTCCAACATCAGTCTTCAAACACTTAGCTTCAGAATGACACTACCATAATCCCATATCAAGTATACATATATGGTTTGTTGGTTATATAAATTATATAAATATATGGTTTGGTCCCTCAACGTCTATTGTCACAGGGAGGTATATATGTTTATGGCTACGTGATACTAGTCACTCTGTATGTGATGTCAGAGCCCTTTGCTCTCAGCATTGTGTATGTTCAGGTTAACCTTTGAGCAGCGCTTCCCAAACTAAACCATATTTCAGGCTGGGACCCAGGAGGTATTGGTCTCCACTTGAGTCCTGTTTGGGGATCATTGCTCTAGAGTGTCACTCTGTTTAACATCACACCTATTCAGAAACACAAATACTCATATCATCATATAGTCCAGAATATACACCCCTCCATACAGTAGAGAATATACTAATAAAATCAGACACAAATACAATTGGTTTCTAGAAATATACAAATATAATTTTCAAATGACATCTTATAGTTTGTAATACTATGATTGTTTCAAGTTTCAGTTATATCCTTCCATAAAAATAACAATGATATGCCACTCTGACCTGGCAGAATCTACCTTCACCTGTGCAATACCTCCGGTATAGGTATTCTTCTCCCAGAGAGGGGATTATAAAGTGCTTTATGTGACTGTGATGCTTACAGATCTAGGACGTCCAGTTCTATGTTCTGTGATGGTAATTATCTATTGCGTCCAGTTCTATGTCCTGTGAGGGTTACATTTCTAGATCGTCTAGTTCTATGTTGCTCTCTTTGGGTTTCCTGCGTTTGGCTCTGGCTGGAGATCGGCTCCTCCTCTGGCCCTTCCCCCCAGACCCCTCACCGGCAGACGCCGTCTTGTGTCCATCAGAGCCGGTTTCCTTGGTCTCTATGGGGGTTAAAGAGCGCATTGGTGAAACTGGGTCTGTGTTCTCCATAGATCCTGGCTGGGACTCCACAGAGGTTCTGGTCATCTGGTGGACCAGAGggatttctctctttccctcttttacCTCACCCTTCTCTTCTTCAGGATGAAACTCCTCCACAGCATCATCCTCCACCCCCACATTGTCCTCTGTGCCTTCCTCAGgagtctcctcctcttctccctctgtctctccttctcctcccgtccctccctcctcctctccacttttCTCTCCTGCTGTGTtttcattctctccctcctcttcttccacCTTGAATTCAGACGTCACATTGTTCTCCTCCGCCTcgtctcctccatcctcctcctcctctcctcctgttccaccctcctctgtctcctcctccactgCTCCCTCTCCTTCAGTTgtttctccaccctcctcctcagctgttccctctcctgtctctactccctcctcccccgtctcctccccctctcccgtcGCTTCcgccacctcctccccctctgctGGTCCATCAATAGTGTTTTCATCTCCTCCTGCTTGATCCTCCTGTACtgcttcttcctcctccccttctactaactcctccccctctcctgtctcctccccctccacaccATCTTCTCCTGCACTTTCACCTCCCATTTCTccttcgtcctcctcctcctcatcctccgtTCGCTCTACCACTCCATCCTGCTCTTGTTCTTCAGTATCTATCTCCTCAGCTATCTCCTCCTCTACTTCCCCCATCACAGACTCAGCTTCATCACTCTCCTgtgcctcctcctctccctcctctccctcagttgctccttcctcttcctcctcagggaTAGTTTCCTGTATGACAACAGTTGGTAtaatatcctcctcttcctcgtctTTGTGTACCATCTCTAGATTCccaccctcttcctcctccttcttctcctccaattccaGGCAATCATTGTTCTTCCCCTCCGTGGGGCTAGGGGGCGCCAGAGGCTTTGGGTCTTTCTTCATCTGCAGGATCTTACGCAGATCAAACGCCATCATCACCGGCGCTGTGGTGACCATAGCCTCCATTTTGATTTGTTGGGCATCCGCCTTCTTCCGTACGCAGGCTTCACAGGGACAGTACTCATCCTCACCCTCGCTGCGCTGGTCGCTAACATCCGCCCCCGAACCCTGCTCCCCGTCACTCTCGTTCACTGACTGAACCTTCATGACCTTCAAAGCACAGTCAAACTTTATTAGGAATGCATTCGAAACATGGCAATACACTAACAATAGGAATTAAAAATATATTATGTAATAAAGTCTTACTAAAAGTCTTTTAAAAGTTGTTGAACTAAAATAGTGGCTTTGTTACTGAGTGACTTTGAGGGTGATTTAGAAACCTCAGGTGTTGGTCCCTCCCACCTTTAACCTCCGCCTCCTCTGGTCTGTAACGATTGAATCCCGGGACAGGATAGGGGGGCGCGGCATGCCCCCCCGCCCTGCCCGCCCCCGGATCTTCCTCAGCTCACGATCGATGCTCGTCTGGATCCTCTTCTTCACCTCGTCTCTCAGCTCAGTGATCATAGCGTCCAACATCACATTGTCGTCCAGGTCCCACCGTACCTGAACAAACACAACAGTATTATCAAGATTATTCATAACAAAATGATTGTTATGAATAtcatgttgatgatgatgattcaTGTTGTTGTAGCAGTACCTTGAACTCAGCCATGGCGTCTACGTAGTGGGTCATGAACTGTTTCTCCAGCTTCTTCAGCAGGTTGAGAACCCAGACTGGGTCAGGGTCCTGGGAGACACGCTTGGTGAGCAGCGCTCGCTGGACCGACGGGGGTGTCCCTGAGCTGGGGGTGTCTTCCGGggtttctctctctatgtcagTAGGGGACTTGTAGGCTGTGCTGTTTGAAGAGGACGGGCTCCCTGGGGCTTTGAGGCTCTCAGGGGTCCGCATCATCTCACCTCTCCCAGCGGGCAACTCTGGGATCGCCTCATCATCCCCTGGACTGCTCTGCACTCGGCTGGCGATGTCTGGGGTGGCCGTGTCTGAAAGCAGTTCTGCTGATGCtgcttcctctccccctccctccccgtctccccctccctccctccctccctctccctctccttcctctccccctccctctgtctctccctctgtctctcctgcctcccctgcctccccctcccctccctccgctATGGGAGTGATGTCACCTGCTGTTTCATCTGGTCTGCCTTTCCCAGAACCCCCCGACCCAGCTGAGCCGCTGCTCAGGTCCACACCAGAGTCTTTCAGCCTCTCCTTCCCCTTCTCAGGCTCAGACAGCCACAGTGACTCTAGTATATCCATGACCTCTTGGTAACTCTGGCCCCTGTCAGGGCTCGGGGCTGCAGCTGGAGAAGGGGGCGGGTCGATGAGCTGCAGCTGGGCCAGACAGTCCAGCAGACCTTTAGCAGAGGAGCTCAGTCTGCGTCCGTACACAGGACTTATCTGGAGTAAAGGATTAAGAATTAGGAATAACTTGCATCAAAATGTGTTTTATTCTCCCCCTGAAAGTCATACAAACCATTTGAATATGACACAATAAAAGTAGGAAAATAATAACAGTTTAAAAGTAAGAAGTATATAAGTAAAACTATAAAGTATTTAACCCTATGAGCAAAAGATTTAGGAAATACATATTTGGGGTTGAAAAGATGTTGAAAAGACATTGAAAATACTTTTCAACGTCTTGTGCTCACTGGGAAGTAAAAGTAAGTAAGTAAAAGTCTAGAAACAGGAAATACCTCGGGTAGGGAGCTGCATCGGCCCAGTGAAGGGCTCAGTAGAACCTTCATCACTGCCACAGATGAGTGGCAGCTCCAGGGCAGCTTTGACTCTTTACTGAGGAACAGATGGCGAGGAtgacaggaagtgatgtcatTGGTGGGCGGGGCCGGGTCAGAGCATAAGCCAGCACACTCAGAgcactctcctccctcttctactccctcctcctctcccctctcttccacctcctcatcttcctctggGTGCTCTGCAGCCTCCTTCacttcctctttctcttcctgttGTCCTGTTTCAGCCGtgttctcctgttcctcttcCACTTCCTGTTGTCCTGTTTCAGCCGTGATCTCCTGTTCCACTTCCTCGTCCTGTTGTCCTGTTTCAGCTGTGTTCTCCTGTTCCACTTCCTGTTGTCCTATTTCAGCCGTGATCTCCTGTTCCACTTCCTCTTCCTGTTGTCCTGTTTCAGCTGTGTTCTCCTGTTCCACTTCCTGTTGTCCTGTTTCAGCCGTGTTCTCCTGCTCCAGCACTGCGGTCTCAACCGGTTcttgtttctcctctcctcccactccctctgTTTCCCCTCCTTTCTCCAACGcttcctctccttcttcttctgTCTCCTCAATTCCCTCGTTCATCTCGTCTTCAGGATTATCCATGCCGCTGTCGGCAGGAATGCCTCTCAGCCAGTCACTGACAACGTCGTTGGGCGAGGTGTTGGGCAGACAGAGGGGATCCAGCTCCTCTAACTCCGCCTCTTCCTGTCTGGGCTTCCTGCTCCTCTGGCTCTTTCCACTCTTCCCATTCTCAGTGAGGCTAACCTTTGACCCTGCAGGGCTGGAGGGGCGCAAGATGGCTATGTTCCCCTTGAGCAGGTCAGCAGCTGACAGGAACTGGGAGAGGAGGCTGTCACTGATGCTGGCCGTCTCCAACTGAATAGCGGAGCCCCTGGGGGGACTGAGAGACTCGGAGGGAGGGTCTCCCGCTGACTTTGGTCTGGAGCTCTGAGCTCTGACCCTGTGACCTTGACCTTTCACTTGCAGGAAGTCGGAGGCGCTTGTCTTTGGACTGTCCTCCTCCTGGGCATCGCTGGCCTTCTCAACTTTCACCTTTGACCTGGTGGAGCGGGCGGAGGCAGCAGATGCAGGCCTGGAGTCTCCAGCTGCTTTAGAGCGTACGCTGGACGCTTTCTCCTCTGTGACATCATTTCTGACATCATCAACTCTGTCTGCAGCCTTGCTGGTGGCTTGACTTTGAGACTCCTCATTGGCTGTCTCGGTGGTGGCAGGCGGTGTTTGATTGGTAGATTTAGCACTGGCCTGTGATGCTCTGGTGGAGGAGGAATCTGCTTTACTTTTGTGTTTTGTGCTCACGGCAGATTTCACACTGCCTGTCTCAAGGTCATCTCCTGTAGTGCTGGGGGCAGGTATAacacctctctcacctctctctttttTCAGATGTGGAAACATAATTCTATTACTGCCATTAGACTTATTAGATGTACTGGACTTAGCTGAGACGTGAGATTTAGCCGACATGGCGCTAGCTGGTCTCTCCCctgttttctctccctccccgtcAACCCCTGTTGTTTCAATGGTGGGGAGTTCTGCTGTTTTAGCTGCTGGCGAAACCGCTCTCGTACTTCCACTATTAAAGGTGGACTTGTGAGACCTGCTGGACTTTGCTGAAACGTTGGATTTAGTCGACATGGCGCTCGCtggtctctctgtcccctctcccttctTGTCTCCTCCGGTGGTCTCAATAACAGGGACGTCAGCTGGTTCTGCAGCTGGTTCTGCCCTCCTACTACTGGTAGACTTACGAGACCTGGTGGACATGACAGAGGCGGTGGATTTAGCTGACATGACGCTCGCtggtctctccttctcctctcctcctgttgttTCGATAACAGGGACATCGGCTGGTCGGGAGCTTGGAGTCTTAGCCCTTCTGCCGCTGCACTTGACTGAAGCGCTGGTTTTAGCTGAGATGGCGCTCGCTGGTATCACCTCTGTGTCTCCGGCAGCGGCTGTATCGTCAACCGTCTCATCTCCCCCTGTCGTCGTAATAGCAGGGATGTCTTTAGTCCCTGGAGTCTCAGCCCTAACAGTCCTGCTGCAGGTGGACTTGTGGGACCTGCTGCACTTTGCTGAAGCCCTGGTTTTAGCAGACGTGGCGctcgctgctctctctccctcctcatctaCAGCAGAAGCTGCTACCTCTGGTGAGTTCGGGGAAGGGGCCCGTTCAGTTGGTGAGTTGGGGGAAGGGGCCCGTTCAGTTGGTGAGTTGGGGGAAGAGGCCCGTTCTGCTTTGCTGCAGGTGGACTTATGAGATCTGCTAGATTTCACTGTTGTTTCGATAGCCGGGATGTTAGCCCCTTTAGAGACAGCCCTATCTGAAGCTTTAGACTTATGAGATCCGCTAGACTTGACTGAAGCGTTAGTTTTAGCCGTCATGGCGCTCGCtggtctctcctctgtgtctccggcagcagcagcagctgatcCATTCTCATCTCCTTCTGTTGTTTTAATAGCAGGGATGTCTTTAGCAACAGGTGTCTCAGCCCTAACACTCCTGCTGCAGGTGGACTTGTGGGATCTGCTGGACTTTGCTGAAGCCCTGGTTTCAGCTGACATGGCGctcgctgctctctctccctcctcaaccaCACCAGGTTCAGTGGTTGGTGCCTCTAGTGAGTTGGGGGAAGGGGCCTGTTCTGCTTTGCTGCAGGCAGACTTACGGGACCTGTTGGACTTTGCTGAGAGGTTCGATTTAGCTGACATGGAgctctctgccctctcctctgttttctctccctcttctacCTCTTCACCTGTTGTCTCAATAGCAGGGACTTCAGCTGAAGCAGCCCTAAAACTCTGACTCCGGGTAGACTTATGAGATCTGCTGGACTTTGCTGAAGCACTGGTTTTAGCTGACATGACACTGGCtgctctgtcctctgtctctgctgCTCCGGTATCCTCAGCAGCTTCTGGTTCTGATCTGGGAGATGCTGCCCTCTCTGAAGCTTTGGTGGACCCATCTGCTTTTCTACAGGTAGACTTATGAGACCTGCTAGACTTGGCCGATATGGCGCTTGCTGGTCTCCCCTCTCCCACCTCATCAGTAACTGGTGCCTCTGGTAAGTTGGGGGAAGGGGCCCGTTCTGCTTTGCTGTTGGACTTTCCTGAGAGGTTACAATTAGCTGACATGGCACttgctgctctctgctctcttccctcttctacctctccctcttccacttctccctccatctctccctccatctctccctccatctctccctccatctcttcctccatgTCTGCAAGGGATTCTGAGGCCTTAGACTTATGGGAGGTTCTGGAGTTCCTGCCCTTGACTGAAGAGAAGGATTTGGCTGAGAGGGCGctggctgctctctcctctttctccccctcctctcttttctctccctcctctacctctccctcctt from Coregonus clupeaformis isolate EN_2021a chromosome 21, ASM2061545v1, whole genome shotgun sequence encodes the following:
- the rp1l1a gene encoding retinitis pigmentosa 1-like 1 protein, giving the protein MQSAPAGLWDPHGPQSEDVSPLPLPLYPPSACRLSHLIAAPPAKRITFYKRGDDQFAGVRMAVHKRSFKCFDALLDDLSQKVPLTFGVRTVTTPRGLHSIKHLEQLEDGGCYLCSDRRQAKPINMELAGKRPALWHHNSRRVPQRPAEDPPPPTAPSHTPTRQRRILLVRNSDPAVRRSVILSRRSTRSLRVFLEDISELMRCHVRKLYTLEGRKIDSAQSLMTCPGVLVCVGREPFRPLLLEYVTKSSEEKLPGLGTRSTGNGARSPGTGARSPGNGQGARSRSSVCSEGHDSKKNVNFGLETKKSIIHPRSDSSNRSTRFSLSSEKSYANGLSTCPHSHSGREAVLNDDIEKRVLVNKDGSLSVEMRVRFHLQNDEKVQWSTEIKKSPSDSLTNDCCPLSEAQPCYLQQGQSESCSDPDSTSCVAEAADYAPKPPQRSLKEPQPRCACCYQRQDPEYDLWENPAHIQTSKHSHSRVRHTHSSSSSSSCRSSRMVRRRAMHKEGSEPGRVVQECCVREEVQRRVEVERDGGMVEVCTVSRSCSRSELNLSATDNQGEERPLSSSSHVLQVLQEDVDDFPPSASHCSHSNNPPQPLPLTPRPPSHLSTSSRSRKHTPAPTPTPQGEEGGEGEEERHDMGEERASRASSRRSCHSCSCCSGEVTPQADQERAECSRSKASQASHRSRSFNRSRSPSNRIRTPVASEEGDDEDDEEERPVSVMSTHIGLSGGSGGSVGSMVSSVCPHCGGCDHRSSPASCPSQRSQRSKCEEERSGSGLSGGSDESGFSQRTNRSNCTHYYQEGRAASRMSHLSLPEEGEETGKEGEVEEGEKREEGEKEERAASALSAKSFSSVKGRNSRTSHKSKASESLADMEEEMEGEMEGEMEGEMEGEVEEGEVEEGREQRAASAMSANCNLSGKSNSKAERAPSPNLPEAPVTDEVGEGRPASAISAKSSRSHKSTCRKADGSTKASERAASPRSEPEAAEDTGAAETEDRAASVMSAKTSASAKSSRSHKSTRSQSFRAASAEVPAIETTGEEVEEGEKTEERAESSMSAKSNLSAKSNRSRKSACSKAEQAPSPNSLEAPTTEPGVVEEGERAASAMSAETRASAKSSRSHKSTCSRSVRAETPVAKDIPAIKTTEGDENGSAAAAAGDTEERPASAMTAKTNASVKSSGSHKSKASDRAVSKGANIPAIETTVKSSRSHKSTCSKAERASSPNSPTERAPSPNSPTERAPSPNSPEVAASAVDEEGERAASATSAKTRASAKCSRSHKSTCSRTVRAETPGTKDIPAITTTGGDETVDDTAAAGDTEVIPASAISAKTSASVKCSGRRAKTPSSRPADVPVIETTGGEEKERPASVMSAKSTASVMSTRSRKSTSSRRAEPAAEPADVPVIETTGGDKKGEGTERPASAMSTKSNVSAKSSRSHKSTFNSGSTRAVSPAAKTAELPTIETTGVDGEGEKTGERPASAMSAKSHVSAKSSTSNKSNGSNRIMFPHLKKERGERGVIPAPSTTGDDLETGSVKSAVSTKHKSKADSSSTRASQASAKSTNQTPPATTETANEESQSQATSKAADRVDDVRNDVTEEKASSVRSKAAGDSRPASAASARSTRSKVKVEKASDAQEEDSPKTSASDFLQVKGQGHRVRAQSSRPKSAGDPPSESLSPPRGSAIQLETASISDSLLSQFLSAADLLKGNIAILRPSSPAGSKVSLTENGKSGKSQRSRKPRQEEAELEELDPLCLPNTSPNDVVSDWLRGIPADSGMDNPEDEMNEGIEETEEEGEEALEKGGETEGVGGEEKQEPVETAVLEQENTAETGQQEVEQENTAETGQQEEEVEQEITAEIGQQEVEQENTAETGQQDEEVEQEITAETGQQEVEEEQENTAETGQQEEKEEVKEAAEHPEEDEEVEERGEEEGVEEGGECSECAGLCSDPAPPTNDITSCHPRHLFLSKESKLPWSCHSSVAVMKVLLSPSLGRCSSLPEISPVYGRRLSSSAKGLLDCLAQLQLIDPPPSPAAAPSPDRGQSYQEVMDILESLWLSEPEKGKERLKDSGVDLSSGSAGSGGSGKGRPDETAGDITPIAEGGEGEGEEAASAELLSDTATPDIASRVQSSPGDDEAIPELPAGRGEMMRTPESLKAPGSPSSSNSTAYKSPTDIERETPEDTPSSGTPPSVQRALLTKRVSQDPDPVWVLNLLKKLEKQFMTHYVDAMAEFKVRWDLDDNVMLDAMITELRDEVKKRIQTSIDRELRKIRGRAGRGGMPRPPILSRDSIVTDQRRRRLKVMKVQSVNESDGEQGSGADVSDQRSEGEDEYCPCEACVRKKADAQQIKMEAMVTTAPVMMAFDLRKILQMKKDPKPLAPPSPTEGKNNDCLELEEKKEEEEGGNLEMVHKDEEEEDIIPTVVIQETIPEEEEEGATEGEEGEEEAQESDEAESVMGEVEEEIAEEIDTEEQEQDGVVERTEDEEEEDEGEMGGESAGEDGVEGEETGEGEELVEGEEEEAVQEDQAGGDENTIDGPAEGEEPGSMENTDPVSPMRSLTPIETKETGSDGHKTASAGEGSGGKGQRRSRSPARAKRRKPKESNIELDDLEM